The window GAGACTATTACTTAGCCTCAGCTCTATGATGAGGTTCGCGCCAGATTGTCCTCGCAAAATGTAAAGCATTCTTAGGTTGCTGTTTGGGGCAACAGGTCTTCAATCTGGTGGTCTAACCGTTTTGTCATCTTTAATTCCCATTGCAAATCTTGATTACACTCTGATCTCGAATGGCTGATTTTTGGCCATGACTGACCAAGCAATACGGGCTATCTTATTAGCCAAAGCGACGACTGCTACGTTAAATGGCTTTCTCTTCTTAAGTTCTGCAAGCCATGAACCAAAATACTTATCTACAGATTTATCTCTCCATAGCACTGACCGTGCAGCGTGAATGAATAGCGTTCGTAGTTCCTTATTACCACGCTTGGATATACCGAGTAATGTTGACTTTCCGCCTGTGGAATATTGAACAGGAACAAGTCCTATCCAAGCTGCAAAATTACGTCCGTTTTTAAAGTCCTGAGGGTTGCATACTGAAGATATACATGCGCTGGCGATAATTGGTCCAATTCCAGGGACTGTCTGTAGTAACTTCATTTGATCATTATCTATAAGTATCTTTTCTACCTTCTTCTCCTGAGCTTCAATACGCTCATTAAGTTGCTGATAATGTTCATGCAACTCACTTAACTCAAAGAGAATTTGAGGCGGTAGGTATTCATTTTTATCAACCAACCACTGGAATAAGCTCTTCATGCATACGTGACCCTTGGGCAGGCTGATACCAAATTCCAACAGAATGGATCCTATTCTATTCATGCAAGCGGTTCGTTCTCTAATATATCCAGCACGCACTTTACGGATAGTAGAAATCACCTGAGCCGATTCACTTTTTGTAGATGTAAACCTCATTGTTGGACGGGAAGCAGCTTCTGCAATAGCGTCGGCATCGATGAAATCATTTTTATTGGTTTTAACGTACGGTTTTACATATTGAGGTGGGATCAATTTCGTGGTGTGTCCGAAATCTTGGCATTTCCTTGCCAGCCAGTGGGCGCCACCACAGGATTCCATTGCGATAATCACAGGTTCTTGTGTAGACAAAAATTCAAGTAACTTTGGTCTGGATAGTTTCTTCCTGAATAGTTGATGCCCGTTGCGGTCATGTCCTACTAAGTGAAACGAATTTTTGCCTAAATCAATTCCGATAATATGTGCATGTGTCATATGGCACCTTCCTATTGACAGTAAACTACTTCAGTTTAGCTGTGGAGAGGGACGTACCATCTCATTAAGTTTGTTTCGGAATTCACTACAAATATTACCAAAACTAATAAGTATCACTTTTGAGGTGGAACGCTTTCAGTTTTATTATTTGAACTTAAGCCATTTGGAACAAGTTAGATAGATGGATAGAGAAATCTATAATCAAGTAAGATTAGCTAAGGCTTTAAGCTACACACGCCCGATGAAGTACATCGAGCGTTTTGTTTTACTAAAAAGTGGCAATAACAGCCTGAACATTCCCACTAAGTTTTCTGTTCATACTTTGCGACCATTTGATTCAATAGAAGAGCTGATAAAATAATACCAAGAGCCAGCCAAGTTGTAGCCTGAATGCTTTCATTGGTGACCAGCGCAGCGATTAATACACCTACAGCAGGTACGAGGTAGTTAGTCATTGACGTAAAAACAGCACCTGCATTCTTGACACTAGTCATATATAAGTAATAGACAACTCCCGCGCACATGACACCAAGATAGATTACAGCTATAAAAGTGCTCGGCGATGGTGCCTTATATGTCATTGTCGTCGTTGTAATGAGAGCGACAATGATCAGTTGAATGCTAGCCATGGTCAGAACATTTCTTGCGACTATCAGAGGATGCTCTTTTTGAACACGGTTTAGCAATAGCAAAGCAATGGCAAAGCATACTGCGGCAAGTAAGACAGCTAGCACGCTGACAGGATCAATCCTTTGAGATGTTGAAATTAGGTCAGGGTAGAAAAGTACAACTAAACCAAAAAAACCGATGGTTATACTGAACAGGTTTCCTTTGGTAATCTTTGTATTCCTAATAAATAGTGGCGCAAGAAGAAGTGCGTAAAAGGGTAATGTTCCCATTAAAATTGCAGTCACTGAACTACTCAACTCTTTTTGAGCAAAAGGTACGAGAACGAAAGGAACAGTTGCTTCAAGAAAACCGATTACAGTATAGAGTTTCCACTGTTTACTATTACTGCTAATTCGCATGATACGACATATAAAAAACAAGGTTGTTGCACCGAATACCGCACGTAATGTGCCTATCCATATAGGCGTGAATGTTTCTAGTGCAGTTTCTTGAAAAACAAATTGTGATCCCCAAATCAGCCCAATTGCGATCAAAGTGAAATAGTTTTTAAGCATAGTAAAAAATCCAAATGCAGCTCAATAGGTTTAGCTGTATGAAAAGTTGGAACGGATTATGGCGTACTGGCTAAGCCGATTTAAAAGTAACGGCATCAACATCAATTTTCATGCCATCCAGCGCTAGTTTAGGTACAGGAATTAAGGTGCTCGCTGACAGCGTATCTGCCGACCTGCGTTTTTGCATCTCTTCACTCATGGGGGGATTTCGGCATGATCATTTTCCCTTATGTGTTGAATTTCATATTTGGAGGGAGTATAAAAGTTAAAGTTAACTTTAAGTAAAGCGATAAATTAACAAAAGTTAGAATAATTATGATTAGAAATGATTACCTTACCGTTGGGCAGTTATCAGAACGCAGTGGTGTAGCGACATCGGCTTTGCGTTTTTATGAGACCAAACAGTTGATCACATCTTTTCGAACCAGTGGTAATCAACGTCGTTACTTACCTTCTATGCTACGTAGAGTCGCACTTATTCAAGTGGCACAGTCAGTAGGGTTTACCCTAGAAGAAATAACGCATGAGTTAAGTACCTTACCTATGAACAAAACAGCTACTAAACAAGATTGGGATAGAGTTGCGAAGAAGTGGCAGCAAGATCTTGACAAAAAAATGGTAAAGATCCAGTCACTAAAAGATAACCTCTCAGGGTGTATCGGATGTGGTTGTTTGAGTATGAAGAAGTGTCACCTATTTAACCCAGAGGATGGACTATATGAGCGAGGGCAAGGGGCGCAACGAATGATTAGATGATGTTTTCAGCCAGTCTATATTCAACACTCGAAGCTTCCAATATTTAAAATAATCCGTGTTGCGCTAATTTAGAAAACTCAATAACACTTTTATGTCCAAAAACGAGTTTGTATGCCCCCAGTTTTTGGATTAGCAAGGGAACGGGTATCCCTCGTCTTCAAGTATGTTGTCATATGAGTTCAGTAAAAACGGAACTGTACTTCAGGTAAGTGCTTGGGCGCATACTTTGCGTTAACTCTTCAGAAGTACAGCATGCTTGGTTATTTACCTTTGCTGAACCAAATCTAATCGGGTTTTCAGAACGAATTGAAGATGACACTCCGGAGTCATGTCTTTATACCTATATGAGAGAACCAAACAAACCTCAGATTCTCATTCAGCGTAATGCCTCTAATGATCCTCGTTCTTTGCTATTCGGTGAAGAGAATAACGGTTCGAATTTTACTTGGGGAAGTAATGGTGACCGTGTCTATGAAGACGGTTTTGGAGGGAGCCTAAGAGTATTTGATGAGCTCCAACTTGGGGCATTTAGGACAAGGGTTATTTCGGCTTTTTCATCTATATAGTTGAACAATGGCGTTGTTAGATTCTTTTGCTAGTACTGGATTTGAATTGCTATAATTCTGTATAAATACACAGTTGCAAGGTGTTGAAATAGGTTTATGCACCTGAACCATTCAAAAACATCGATTAAAGTATGCGAAAAATAATTCACATTGATCTCGACAGTTACTATGTCTCTGTAGAAGCAAGGGACAACCCCTCTTTACGTGGAATTCCTCTAGCAGTTGGAGGGAAAAATGGTCGCGGTGTTATTGCAACTTGTAGCTATGAGGCGAGAGCTTTTGGTGTCCGTTCTGCTATGTCTACAGCAAAAGCGTTACAACTTTGCCCAAGCTTAACCGTAGTGTCTGGAAATATGGAAAAGTATAAGGCGATATCTAGGCAAATCCATGAAATTTTTAGACGGTATACGGATGTAATAGAGCCACTATCCTTAGACGAGGCGTATTTAGATGTCACAGGTTCTAAGCTGTTTCAAGGATCAGCAACTTTAATTTCAGAAGACATACGCAAGTCTATTCAAACTGAATTGAACTTAACAGCTTCGGCAGGAGTTTCCCCATTAAAGTTTGTTTCTAAAGTCGCTTCAGATGTGAATAAACCTAATGGTATATGTATTGTTCCACCTTCTGAAATCCAAATTTTTATAGACGAATTAGAATTAGGGAAAATAAATGGTGTTGGGAAAGTGACGTTAGATAAATTAAACAAACTCGGCTTGTATAAAGGAGAGGATGTTAAGAATTTCGATAAAAATATTTTGATTTCAAAATTTGGCAAATTTGGGCATACACTTTGGCAAAGGTGCAATGGTATTGATGATAGAGATATTGTTGTCGAAAGGATAAGAAAGTCAGTAGGGGTTGAACGGACATACTTAAATGATATTCATAGTTTGGATGAATGCATATTTGCAATAAAGCCTTTGTATGTCGAATTAGAGCAAAGGTTAGAAAAAGCGCTTGCAGATAAAGTGATCACGAAACTCGGTGTAAAGTTAAAGTTCAACGATTTTCAACAAACAACGGTTGAGCATAAGTATGATGAGATGGATATGCAGTTTTTTATCAAATTATGTGAAGAAGCCGTTGCTAGAAGTCATGGACGAAGTATACGTTTAGTCGGATTAAGTGTTGGTATTGAACCCAAGAAATCAACTGATCAATTACAACTCCCTTTGTGATTTTTGTAAGTGGATTTTTAAGAAAATGTCCGTTTTTTACATAAATTTCTCGGATTTTTTTTGTAAGGGGTTTTTGTAAGTAAAAACTTGTATCTAAGTCTATGATATAAATAGCTTTAACTCACTTAGTTAGTAAAGCTTACATTTTTAACCAACAAGTTGACTCTATGCTGCCGTAGAGATGAGAGATAACCCAAATTTCCGAAACATTGCACTGGCTGTGGGTGGTCACGAAAAGCAGCGTGGGGTGATTAGCACCTGCAATTATGAAGCACGTAAATATGGTGTACGCAGTGCTAT is drawn from uncultured Vibrio sp. and contains these coding sequences:
- the soxR gene encoding redox-sensitive transcriptional activator SoxR; its protein translation is MRNDYLTVGQLSERSGVATSALRFYETKQLITSFRTSGNQRRYLPSMLRRVALIQVAQSVGFTLEEITHELSTLPMNKTATKQDWDRVAKKWQQDLDKKMVKIQSLKDNLSGCIGCGCLSMKKCHLFNPEDGLYERGQGAQRMIR
- a CDS encoding IS110 family transposase, which codes for MTHAHIIGIDLGKNSFHLVGHDRNGHQLFRKKLSRPKLLEFLSTQEPVIIAMESCGGAHWLARKCQDFGHTTKLIPPQYVKPYVKTNKNDFIDADAIAEAASRPTMRFTSTKSESAQVISTIRKVRAGYIRERTACMNRIGSILLEFGISLPKGHVCMKSLFQWLVDKNEYLPPQILFELSELHEHYQQLNERIEAQEKKVEKILIDNDQMKLLQTVPGIGPIIASACISSVCNPQDFKNGRNFAAWIGLVPVQYSTGGKSTLLGISKRGNKELRTLFIHAARSVLWRDKSVDKYFGSWLAELKKRKPFNVAVVALANKIARIAWSVMAKNQPFEIRV
- the dinB gene encoding DNA polymerase IV, with translation MRKIIHIDLDSYYVSVEARDNPSLRGIPLAVGGKNGRGVIATCSYEARAFGVRSAMSTAKALQLCPSLTVVSGNMEKYKAISRQIHEIFRRYTDVIEPLSLDEAYLDVTGSKLFQGSATLISEDIRKSIQTELNLTASAGVSPLKFVSKVASDVNKPNGICIVPPSEIQIFIDELELGKINGVGKVTLDKLNKLGLYKGEDVKNFDKNILISKFGKFGHTLWQRCNGIDDRDIVVERIRKSVGVERTYLNDIHSLDECIFAIKPLYVELEQRLEKALADKVITKLGVKLKFNDFQQTTVEHKYDEMDMQFFIKLCEEAVARSHGRSIRLVGLSVGIEPKKSTDQLQLPL
- a CDS encoding EamA family transporter, producing the protein MLKNYFTLIAIGLIWGSQFVFQETALETFTPIWIGTLRAVFGATTLFFICRIMRISSNSKQWKLYTVIGFLEATVPFVLVPFAQKELSSSVTAILMGTLPFYALLLAPLFIRNTKITKGNLFSITIGFFGLVVLFYPDLISTSQRIDPVSVLAVLLAAVCFAIALLLLNRVQKEHPLIVARNVLTMASIQLIIVALITTTTMTYKAPSPSTFIAVIYLGVMCAGVVYYLYMTSVKNAGAVFTSMTNYLVPAVGVLIAALVTNESIQATTWLALGIILSALLLNQMVAKYEQKT